From one Neovison vison isolate M4711 chromosome 1, ASM_NN_V1, whole genome shotgun sequence genomic stretch:
- the LOC122911595 gene encoding LOW QUALITY PROTEIN: putative olfactory receptor 2W6 (The sequence of the model RefSeq protein was modified relative to this genomic sequence to represent the inferred CDS: inserted 1 base in 1 codon) yields MERSNTSSGGDFILLGFSDRPKLETILFFLNTVFYLLAVVGNSIIIFSLVDPRLHLPMYFFLCNMSLLDLCYMTSSIPQMLVNLWGPRKTITYVGCVVQLFDFLSVGGTECILLSVMAYDHFVAVCKPLHYMAIMHPQLCLQLAAFAWLSGITNSVLMSPLTMSLGSCGQCCINHFVCEMPAIIRISCVDTSCVEDLAFSXAIPIVLVPLTMILVSYGYIAAAVARIQSAAGRHKAFNTCSSHMAVVSLFYSSIIYMYMQPGNVASQEQGNFLTLFYCLATPTLNPFIYTLRNKDVQGAMCKVLGKDSGALGTRAH; encoded by the exons ATGGAAAGAAGTAACACGAGCTCTGGAGGAGACTTCATTCTGCTGGGGTTCTCTGATCGCCCAAAGTTGGAgaccattctgtttttccttaACACAGTTTTTTACCTTCTGGCTGTGGTGGGGAACTCGATCatcatcttctccctggtggacCCTCGACTGCACTTGCCTATGTACTTCTTCCTTTGCAATATGTCCCTCCTGGACCTCTGCTACATGACTAGCAGCATACCTCAGATGCTGGTCAACCTCTGGGGGCCACGCAAGACCATCACTTATGTAGGTTGTGTTGTCCAACTCTTTGATTTCCTGTCTGTGGGGGGCACTGAGTGCATTCTCCTTTCCGTCATGGCCTATGACCACTTTGTGGCTGTATGCAAGCCACTCCACTATATGGCCATCATGCACCCACAATTGTGCCTGCAACTGGCAGCCTTTGCCTGGCTGAGTGGGATCACCAACTCCGTGCTCATGTCCCCACTGACCATGTCCCTGGGGAGCTGTGGCCAGTGCTGCATCAACCACTTTGTGTGTGAGATGCCAGCCATCATCCGCATTTCCTGTGTGGACACCAGCTGCGTTGAAGACTTAGCTTTTT CGGCCATCCCCATCGTGCTGGTGCCTCTCACCATGATCCTCGTGTCCTACGGCTACATTGCAGCTGCGGTTGCACGCATCCAGTCTGCAGCGGGGAGGCACAAGGCTTTCAACACCTGCTCTTCGCACATGGCGGTGGTGTCCCTCTTTTACAGCAGCATAATCTACATGTACATGCAGCCTGGGAATGTGGCCAGCCAGGAACAGGGCAACTTCCTCACACTCTTCTACTGTCTAGCGACCCCCACTCTCAATCCTTTCATCTACACGCTGAGAAACAAAGACGTGCAGGGGGCCATGTGCAAGGTTCTCGGTAAAGACAGTGGTGCATTGGGCACGAGAGCGCACTGA